The genomic region tccaggcgatcccctcttcctaacagtgaacttatatatttttaaatttgtAATTCACACTTAAGTGCACTTAAAATATAATTAGCTTTGAAaattttttcaaggaatccattgAGTTTTAATTTTGGATTCGCCACTATTCGTATGTCATTTAACGTGTTGCTGTTAATTGCACGTTTGTACACATATATTGATAGTGCAGATATGTGATGTCTGCATGATCCTACTTATTCAACTATAATTCTGATTGATCATGTCTACAATTGTTCGATATTCTTTTCTATCATATACATGAGGATTGCGCGAGTTAGTTTATAAAGAATATGCATTAAGATTATTCTAGAAGCTAGAGGTTGTTATAATTACAAACTCCAAGACTATCATTCAACACACATACGTAATAGCGTACTATTATGATGCCTAATTCATTCTAAGAGTTCACTGCTTACAGTTTATTGGTTAGGGTTCATATACTAACACCTTGTAAGCAGGTTGCCAAATTGCCCTTGGCATTAGACGACAAATATACATTCAGCTACCCCTTGAAATTATCATCTCGATGTGGGTTACTGACGTATACTCTATCTAGATCGGAGAGTCCATTATGtgaacttatatatatttttttaagtatACATATGCGAGCAATTCAATACATATAATATCTAATTGAGCATTACACGAGTAATAAAATTTAATTGTAGAGGGGTTATAGGATCTTAGATCAAACGTATATTCTATCTAGAGGCGAAAATCACTAGACAAAGTTTAATTGAATAAACTAGGACTTTCGGGATCGAAGAATCAAACCTACAAGAGATTATATCGACACCTAGAGTTGTTATTCGTGTTGGGTATGATATGGAACGATTACAGATGGTTTGGAACGGCTAGGGTATGTGTAGGGTGTGTAACATAACAATGAAACCCGTAACCTATATTTATAGTGTTTGCACTGACCCTCGATCGATGGTCAGAGACCCTCGATCAATGGTCTCTCACCCTCGGCCGACTGTCTTGATAGTCAATCGAGGTCACAGTTGTATATCAACGAATGAACGAAATACGATTAACATCAAATTTCCATTGTACGCTTACATAAATGTCCAATGACTGAATTAAACATAATATAGATGATAGAACTAGGGATTTACAAATATGCACCAACAAGTTCGTGATCGAGAAACCTAACATTTGAAAAACATGCAAGTATACGTTTAGTGACATACAGTTATAGTCTGTTCAACCAAATTGACCCATTTCGTTAATTTCTAGTTGGTGATAGATACTTTATTTCTTTGACCCATGATCTAACATATAAAATCCGCATTTTAAGACATAGTAAGATCTGCAAACTAAAAAACCTAACGGCACCTAACTCTTTAATTCTCAGAAGATGCACCATAGCCatatcatggaattcaatgatacacACATTGATTTTCTTGTTTTGACCGGACCGTCATATCATCATGAATTTTTAAGATACCAAAACATTAATTTTCTTGTTTTGTTTTCATAATTTGGAGGCCAGAACataatatatgaataatatgtaTAGTTATATGATACTAACGTACGTGGTAAAAATTTCGTAACACCTAAAATTTTTGGGGGCTAGAGCCCCTCCTAGCCCCTAAAAGGTTTTGCAAGTGAATGGCCGGCTCACGAGATAAAGAAATAGCCACGGGGCTTATCAACCCCATCACACGTGGGCTCAAAAGCAATCGCATCCACATGGTCCAGTTGCACGGATACAAAATGTCACTATGGGCTGAACACTTGGGCAAAATTCAAGATTGGTTCAAGGAACCTGAAAGTTAGCCTGTGTACAGAATGTGAGTTTGCAGAAGGGATCTGAGAAAGATTCTTGGTTAAGTATCGGACCTCCCTAATGCGTTAATTACATAACGTTGGTTTACCTAAATTTCATACCCCTCCCTTAACCGTTTGCTTTACTGGTTTGTATAGAGTTAGTTAGAAAACAGTTAAGATACTATAGTTCAGATCAATTATACATGTAACATATGTTTTGCTTGTTTCTTTGCAAGTATTGTTGTATAAACTCATTGCTTTATGCCTTTATCCATCAAGATAAGTGTAAATAAACTTGCATATACCTACGTTCATGATAAAACTGGTATATAAAATCCAAGAAAATAAGTTATGACTAGTACCTGAAAACAGCCAACATTTTGTTTTAAATAAagttatctaaaatatataaatttattttataattcttaTCTCGTAAAAATTACGTATATGTGTGGTATGATACTTCTTACAAATAGGTAATTACAACTCTAAATCTTATCATCATATTCATATAATAAAATTAAAGAAATGTAAGTACAAGGTATGTAAAGTAGCATGAATACACAAACACAAGtgaaacaataataataaatatataatgataGTTGTTGGATAAATCTTGGTTATTCAACTCTTTACAAAACCAGTTGTTCATATTTCATTTAAGATACAGAAATTGAATCAACCAAACTTAATTGACAGTAACTTTGCCAACCATACCAGCACCTTGGTGGGGTGCACAATAGAAGCTGTAAGTCCCCTTTTCAGTTAATGTCACTGCATAAGTTTCTCCTCCTGCATTCAAATAATCATCCTCACCCATCGAAATTTTCGATGCATCAACACCGGCTGGGACCTCATCTTCATCAAACACAACATTGTGTGGGAACCCTCTGTTATTCTTGAACACAATCTTTTCGCCTGCTGGAACAGAGAAAGTGGCTGGCTCAAAAGCCAAGCCACCGTCATTGTCTCCTAACAAAACATCAAATGCTAGGGCGTTGCTAGCTAGCAATGCGCTGGCGGAAACGGCAACAGCTGCAACTGCAGCTTGTTTTAGTGTAGCTTTCACTGAAAGCTTTGGGGTTGTTGCTGCCACCTTGGCAGCACTGGCCTTTGAGGCGGTCGCTGCGACCGCCTTGAGGCCAGTGAATGATGGGATGGAAACAGCGGAAGATGTTACGGTTGCCATTTAGATTGGGAATGAGGGTGTTTTAAGTTTTGGTTTGTGAAGGGAAGTGATGTGGGATTATAAAGTGATGTGGTTGATTTTTGTAGATGGATTTGTGTGGTTTGTGTTTGTTGAGTGGGGAAATGGTTTGGATAATGTAACGTACGTGAGTGATGGGTTGAAGAATGAGTTATCTTTTTAAGGGTTGATGCTATTGGTTCATTATCTATCCAATTATCTGATGTGGAAGGGTTTCATTGGTTGAGAAGCATAAGGTAGATCACAAACTCACAAGTCATCAGGGAATGCAACTTACACATTTTTCATGTATACAACAAGAAAACTTAACCACttaacatttttattttattaGCTCCAAGAAATTATATTATGTCATTTACATTTGGGATAATtgtcatgtaaaaaaaatatttttccttTTTTCTAAGCtagaaaatgataaaaatatagtaGAACCCATAAAGGAATGAAACTAGATGTTTTTATCCATATCAAGTCAGAGAGGCTGTTATGACGAAGCTAGAAATGTAAATTTGGTTTTTAAGAGTCCATATTATACTTTGACTTTTTTGTATTTGTCACAAGCAAAACCCTTTTTGACTTGTAACAAAACATTGTGCCACCATGTGTTGTGGAATTAAAAATTGTGCAGTAATAGAGACTAGAAGAATGAAGTACAAAGTATATTTATCACAGAATATGATTCAGAATTTATTCACAAGCACATAAAGATGATATGCTATAGGTTTAAGGAAAAGAATGTACATACAAATCTATACATAATACAGTTTTCACTTCATAAGAGTGGAACGATGTCATCGTTGTCATCATCCATGTCAAGATACTTGAAACCAAGAGTGGATGCATTGCCATTTGGATCCTGATAATTGAAGGATTGATTCACATAGCATTTCATCTCGTGAAAAAGATTCAAGTTATCTACAAGCTTGTGAAATACATTACATCCACAACACTGCAATCAAATCAAGCAGATATATTTATCAGCATTAACACAACACAATCCAGAATAAGATTAAAAAGAAGATAAGAGCATCAACATAGTGACACACACACTCCAGCTGGCAGAAAGAGTTCACAAAACATCACCTTAAACAGTAAAAAATAACCCAGTATTAGTAAATCGGCACATTTTTGTTTGGGAGGGTAGCCCGACCCGATTAGGCCAAAGTCGCTAGAAAAAGTCGTTCAACGCGGTCAACCCACTAAGGATCACCAAAAACACAAATCTTTTTCTTAGATGTGATTTCAACAACAAAACTCACAAATCTTTTTCTTAGGTATGTGTTTGTTTTTAATGTAAAAATCAGAGGTACTACATACATTTGGTTGTGTACTTCTTTAAAGGTTCACATGTACTTCTTGTCATTAGTTGTACTTGTTGACAATACTTGTACAGTTGTACTTCATTACAATTTGATACATATATACTTGTACTTATTTCCATGTTGGATATACTTGTACATATGCCACATTAAATTCTACGGAGTAATATTTATGTTTATGCTGGTCAAAATCGACTAAGATCGGTCAAAGTTAGTCAACGTCCAACTACTCCCCGACTTGACCAACTAGTCCTTAAAAGGTGTCGGCGGACTTGTCCCCTGCTAAGGAGTTTTACAACTGTGGAGTAGATTATACTTCTCTTATTCCCTGACATTGGAGTAAAAGTGACAACATGGTTAATTTAAAATTTCGCCTATTTGTCCATCCCATCCCATTAGAGataaaaacaaaacaaaatcaACCCAAActtaagtaaatgggtcaaaattgccataTCTTGTCTCACCCATACTTGCAGGAATAAGGAATGTTTGACTATTGATAGCACATTACAACTTAACATCTATTATTCTATATATACCCTACTTAAA from Rutidosis leptorrhynchoides isolate AG116_Rl617_1_P2 chromosome 9, CSIRO_AGI_Rlap_v1, whole genome shotgun sequence harbors:
- the LOC139866408 gene encoding plastocyanin, which gives rise to MATVTSSAVSIPSFTGLKAVAATASKASAAKVAATTPKLSVKATLKQAAVAAVAVSASALLASNALAFDVLLGDNDGGLAFEPATFSVPAGEKIVFKNNRGFPHNVVFDEDEVPAGVDASKISMGEDDYLNAGGETYAVTLTEKGTYSFYCAPHQGAGMVGKVTVN